From Zingiber officinale cultivar Zhangliang chromosome 5B, Zo_v1.1, whole genome shotgun sequence, the proteins below share one genomic window:
- the LOC121985748 gene encoding dynein light chain LC6, flagellar outer arm-like isoform X1, with translation MLEGKAMIQDTDMPLKMQLQAMSCASVALDLFDVLDCKSIAAHIKKEFDLSYGPGWQCVVGSNFGCFFTHTRGTFIYFCLETLNFLIFKGAAGGGGG, from the exons ATGTTGGAAGGAAAGGCAATGATCCAGGACACAGATATGCCACTGAAGATGCAGCTGCAAGCCATGTCTTGTGCCTCTGTAGCTCTTGACCTCTTTGATGTTCTTGACTGCAAGAGCATAGCTGCTCACATCAAGAAG GAGTTTGATCTAAGTTATGGACCTGGATGGCAGTGCGTGGTGGGTTCCAACTTTGGTTGTTTCTTCACCCACACAAGGGGCACCTTCATCTACTTCTGCCTGGAAACTCTCAACTTTCTCATCTTCAAGGGAGCtgctggtggtggtggtggttag
- the LOC121985748 gene encoding dynein light chain LC6, flagellar outer arm-like isoform X2: MLEGKAMIQDTDMPLKMQLQAMSCASVALDLFDVLDCKSIAAHIKKCVVGSNFGCFFTHTRGTFIYFCLETLNFLIFKGAAGGGGG, encoded by the exons ATGTTGGAAGGAAAGGCAATGATCCAGGACACAGATATGCCACTGAAGATGCAGCTGCAAGCCATGTCTTGTGCCTCTGTAGCTCTTGACCTCTTTGATGTTCTTGACTGCAAGAGCATAGCTGCTCACATCAAGAAG TGCGTGGTGGGTTCCAACTTTGGTTGTTTCTTCACCCACACAAGGGGCACCTTCATCTACTTCTGCCTGGAAACTCTCAACTTTCTCATCTTCAAGGGAGCtgctggtggtggtggtggttag